A stretch of Aedes aegypti strain LVP_AGWG chromosome 2, AaegL5.0 Primary Assembly, whole genome shotgun sequence DNA encodes these proteins:
- the LOC110675577 gene encoding uncharacterized protein LOC110675577 isoform X2: protein MAPAKREVIQNNRKFCTLCRFTSWRKATLILDNRGGGTDAPFKLVGLSCCEKPNDINSKLDYRVSKRVISDVLGIYREEISKMKDDSRRLQERNDKVDQSKNEAHGYIRDSVVDLLMECLKDLVLDKLENHRC, encoded by the exons ATGGCGCCCGCCAAGCGGGAAGTGATTCAAAATAATCGAAAGTTCTGTACCCTATGTCGCTTCACCTCGTGGCGCAAGGCGACACTGATTCTGGACAACCGAGGGGGAGGAACAGATGCTCCATTCAAATTGGTGGGATTGTCGTGTT GTGAGAAACCCAATGATATCAATTCGAAACTGGACTACAGAGTTAGCAAGCGCGTGATTTCGGATGTACTCGGGATATATCG AGAGGAAATTTCCAAAATGAAAGACGACAGTCGCAGACTGCAGGAGAGAaacgacaaagttgatcagagTAAGAACGAAGCACATGGTTACATTAGAGATTCCGTGGTAGACTTGCTGATGGAATGTTTGAAAGATTTAGTTCTTGATAAGTTAGAAAACCATCGATGTTAG
- the LOC110675577 gene encoding uncharacterized protein LOC110675577 isoform X1: MAPAKREVIQNNRKFCTLCRFTSWRKATLILDNRGGGTDAPFKLVGLSCCSLCEKPNDINSKLDYRVSKRVISDVLGIYREEISKMKDDSRRLQERNDKVDQSKNEAHGYIRDSVVDLLMECLKDLVLDKLENHRC; encoded by the exons ATGGCGCCCGCCAAGCGGGAAGTGATTCAAAATAATCGAAAGTTCTGTACCCTATGTCGCTTCACCTCGTGGCGCAAGGCGACACTGATTCTGGACAACCGAGGGGGAGGAACAGATGCTCCATTCAAATTGGTGGGATTGTCGTGTTGTTCGTTAT GTGAGAAACCCAATGATATCAATTCGAAACTGGACTACAGAGTTAGCAAGCGCGTGATTTCGGATGTACTCGGGATATATCG AGAGGAAATTTCCAAAATGAAAGACGACAGTCGCAGACTGCAGGAGAGAaacgacaaagttgatcagagTAAGAACGAAGCACATGGTTACATTAGAGATTCCGTGGTAGACTTGCTGATGGAATGTTTGAAAGATTTAGTTCTTGATAAGTTAGAAAACCATCGATGTTAG